The [Eubacterium] eligens ATCC 27750 genome segment TCTTGCGATAGAAAGAATTAAAGAGATAGCAGAGGAACCGGGGCTTAAGAATGACGGTTATGCAGATTATTTCAAATGTATTGCCACATTTATTCTTAAGATGGATAAGCTTGCGGCTGACTTAAAAGCTGATGTTTTCAGAGATTATTCACTTGAAGAATATAAGAATCTGAATACAGGTCTGTATGAAGATGTAATTGGAAAGGCTTACGAGACAAGCTACGCTAATCCGGCATATGCAGCTTCAAAGTTAGGGCTATCAGAGGGAAGGCTTTTGTCATTCCTTTACGTTGAGATAAGAGGAATGATTGTGTATGCATATGAAGGCAGAATGGCAGAAATGACAGCACTTATGGAGCTTTTTGTTGAAGTGTACTGCATGTGTGCATCGACTGAGGAAGACTGTGGAAAGCCAGATTATAAGCAGATGAAAGAGTCTGTATACTGGTATGTTAGTGATTACAGTGATGACCTTATGGAGTACAGGGTAAGAGAGCTGTTAGACCCTGAACTTGATTTTGCAACTAAGATAATTATGGAGTCTGACCTTACAGATGTAAGATATCTGTACAGATTCGGTGAGTATGTCACAGACAATGAGATTAAGACAGCAGAGTATCTTAGTTCGCTCAGTGAAGAAGAAATCCAGAAGATGGCAGACACATTTACAGAAGGATACAGAATTGGATTCGAGCTTACAGGCAAGGATTTGTCTAAGAAGAAAACAGTTAATATAAGATACTGTCTGGGATTTGAAAGACTTGTGAGGGCTGAGATTAAGAATTTTGAAAAGCTTGGACTTAAGCCTACAATATACAGGGCAGCGGTCAACACGATTAATAAAAGACTTAACATTAAGGTTGGCTATTACGGAGCTAATCCTAACAAGCAGATGGATTTCGACCATCGTTTTGACAATGCACTTTATATGGATGGCGAATTTGTTGAGAGAAAGACTGGTGCATTAAAGCTTGCATATGAGAAGAACAAAGAGCTTGCAGCGGTGCATGGTGGACCTGCTGTTATGGAAGTGTTTGGTGAAGTGCCATTTGAGCCACAGATTAAGAGTGAGGCATTAACGCTTGATACAAAGCAGCAGAAGCTTTCTGTGAAATACAGCAATGACGCAGGAAGCATTGTTAATGAGTATATCAAAGGCGAAGAGAGAAGCTTTACAATAATTGCTTATCCGATACCTGAGATTGGCGAGAATTTCGAGGAAATATTCGAGGGTACTGTTAAGATTAATACCCTTGATTATAACAAATATAAAGCTATCCAGCAGGCACTTATTGATGTACTTGATACAGCACAGTATGTTGAGGTTAAAGGAGCTAACGGAAACTGCACAGACATGAAGGTTTCTATTATGAAGATAACCGACCATAAGACGCAGACTGTATTTGAGAACTGTCTTGCGGACGTTAATATTCCGCTTGGAGAAGTATTTACATCGCCTGTGCTTAAGAAAACAACAGGTGTGCTTAATGTGAGCAGTGTATATCTTAATGATATTAAGTTCAATAATCTTACGGTATGGTTTGAGGATGGATTTGTTAAGGACTACACATGCACTAACTTTGATGATGAAGCTAAGAATAGAGAGCTTTTCAAGGCAAATGTGTTATATGACCATGAAACTCTGCCGCTCGGAGAGTTTGCTATAGGAACTAACACTACAGCGTATGTGTTTGCCAATAAGCATGATATTGTGTATAAGCTTCCGATTCTTATTGTTGAAAAGATGGGACCACATTTTGCAGTCGGTGACACATGCTATTCAAGGGCAGAAGATGTGTATGTAACTAATCCGGACGGCAAGGAGATTATCTCAAGGGATAATGAGGTTTCACTTCTTCGTAAGACGGAGCCGGACAAGGCTTATTATAACTGTCATACCGATATTACCATTCCGTATGATGAGATTGGTAATATTACTGTTGTGGCAGAGAATGGAACAAGAACAGACTTGATTAAGAACGGCAGATTCGTGCTTGATGGCACGCTTGCACTTAATGATGCATTTTTAACAGAATTATAAATATATAATTGTAAGCTGTAAACAGGCTTTATCTTGACGCAAAGTTTAAAACAAAGTACAATGATAATTAGTGTTTTCACTAATTTTAATATTATATCTATCGGACATAGGAGGTTAATATGGCTTTAGTAGGAATTGTTATGGGAAGTGACTCTGATATGCCTGTTATGGCAAAGGCAGCAGACATTCTTGAGCAGTTAGGAATTTCGTATGAGATGACAATTATCTCAGCACACAGAGAGCCTGACGTATTCTTTGAATATGCTAAGAGTGCAGAGGAGAAGGGATTTAAGGTTATTATTGCAGGTGCAGGTATGGCAGCACATCTTCCGGGTATGTGCGCAGCTATTTTCCCAATGCCTGTTATTGGTATTCCAATGCACACAACATCACTAGGCGGTAGAGATTCATTATATTCAATAGTACAGATGCCTACAGGTATTCCTGTTGCAACTGTTGCTATTAACGGTGGTGCCAATGCAGGTATTCTTGCAGCCAAGATTCTTGCAACATCTGATGCAGCACTTCTTGAAAGGCTTAAGGATTATACTAAGAATCTTAAGGAAAGTGTTCAGAAGAAGGATGCCAGACTTCAGGAAGTCGGTTATAAGAATTATTAATTAGTAACTGAATAGTTACATTAACTTACATTTATCATAATATTGAAGGAGAAAGAATCATGGATTACAAGAAATCTGGAGTTGATATTGAAGCAGGTTACAAGTCAGTTGAGTTAATGAAAGAGGCTGTTAAGTCTACTATGAGAGAAGAAGTGTTAGGCGGAATAGGCGGATTCTCAGGAGCATTTTCACTCGCTAAGATTAAGGAGATGGAAGAGCCTGTATTACTTTCAGGAACTGACGGATGTGGAACTAAGGTTAAGTTAGCTTTCATTATGGACAAGCATGATACTATCGGTATTGATGCAGTTGCTATGTGTGTTAACGATGTTGTATGTGCTGGTGGAGAGCCACTCTTCTTCCTTGATTACATCGCATGCGGCAAGAATTATCCAGAAAAGATTGCTACTATCGTTGGTGGTGTTGCAGAGGGCTGCAGACAGTCTGAATGTGCACTTATCGGTGGTGAGACAGCAGAGCATCCGGGACTTATGCCACAGGATGAATATGATCTTGCAGGATTTGCTGTAGGTGTTGTTGATAAGAAGGATCTTATTACAGGCGAGAACATCAAGCCTGGTGATACTCTTATCGGTATCGCTTCAAGCGGTGTACACAGTAACGGATTCTCACTTGTAAGAAGCGTATTTACAATGACAGAGGAATCTCTTAATACATATTACGATTCACTTGGAAAGACATTAGGAGAGGCATTACTTGCTCCAACTAAAATATATGTTAAGACAATGAAGGAAATCAAGAAGGCAGGCGTTAAGGTTAAGGGCTGCAGCCATATCACAGGTGGTGGTTTCTATGAAAATGTACCTAGAATGCTTCCAGACGGTGTTAAGGCAGTAATTAAGAAGGACAGCTACGAAGTACCACCAATCTTTAAGATGCTTGCAGAAGATGGCAATATCGAAGAGCATATGATGTATAATACATTTAACATGGGTATCGGTCTTGTACTTGCTGTTGATCCTGCTGATGTTGATACAGTTATGGAAGCAGTTAAGGCTGCAGGCGAGACTCCATATGTAATCGGAAGCATTGAAGCTGGCGAGAAGGGAGTTACTTTATGCTAAGAGTTGCAGTTATGGTTTCCGGAGGCGGAACTAATCTTCAGGCTATTATCGATGCGGTTAAGGATGGAACTATCACTAACACAGAGCTTGTAGCAGTTATAAGCAATAATGCCGGAGCATATGCACTCACAAGAGCTAAGGATAACAATATTCCAGCATATTGCATATCACCTAAGGATTATGAAAGCAGAGATGCATTTAACGATGCGCTGCTTGATAAAGTGAATGAGCTTAATGTTGACCTTATAGTACTCGCAGGATTCCTTGTAAGAATCCCAGAGAAAATGGTTCATCAGTACAGCCACAGAATTATTAATATTCATCCATCACTTATACCTTCCTTCTGCGGAGTTGGTTTCTATGGACTCAAGGTTCATGAAGCAGCTCTGGCAAAGGGTGTTAAGGTATCAGGTGCAACTGTGCATTATGTAGATGAAGGAATGGATACAGGAGAGATTATTTTCCAGAAGGCAGTTGATGTACTTGATGGTGATACTCCTGAAACTCTTCAGAGAAGAATTATGGAGCAGGCTGAATGGAAGCTTCTTCCTAAGGCAATTAACAAGATTGCCAATGAACATGTTAATTAATGATTACTGACTAAGTATATAGATAATGATATGCGGAGGAATTAAGATGAAAGTATTAGTTGTAGGCAGCGGCGGAAGAGAGCATGCAATATGCTGGAAGTTAAGCAAGAGTCCTAAGGTTGACAAGATATACTGTGCACCGGGTAATGCGGGAATTGCAGAGCTTGCAGAGTGTGTTGATATTAAGGCAATGGAGTTTGAGAAGCTTGTAGCATTTGCTAAGGAAAACAGTATTGACCTTACTGTTATCGGTATGGACGACCCACTTGTCGGCGGTGTCGTTGATGTATTCGAGGCAGAGGGCTTAAGAGTATTCGGACCAAGAAAGAATGCAGCTATTCTTGAAGGATCTAAGGCATTTTCTAAGGACCTTATGAAGAAATACAATATTCCAACAGCAGCTTATGAAACATTTACATCAGCAGAAGAGGCCAAGAAGTACCTTGAGACTGCTGAGTATCCTATCGTTCTTAAGGCTGACGGACTTGCACTTGGCAAGGGTGTTCTCATCTGTGAGAACAAAGAGGATGCACTTGCAGGTGTTGATGAGCTTATGCTTGACAAGAAATTCGGAACAGCAGGTGATACAATTGTCATTGAGGAATTCATGACAGGCCGTGAGGTTTCAGTACTTTCATTTGTTGATGGTGATACAATTAAGATTATGTCATCAGCTCAGGATCATAAGAGAGCTAAGGATGGTGACCAGGGCCTTAACACAGGCGGAATGGGTAACTTCTCACCATCACCTTTCTACACTAAGGAAGTTGATGAGTTCTGTAAGAAATACATTTATCAGGCAACTGTTGATGCAATGAAGAGTGAAGGCAGACCATTTAAGGGAGTTATCTTCTTTGGACTTATGCTTACTCCAAAGGGACCAAAGGTTCTTGAGTACAATGCAAGATTTGGTGATCCTGAGGCACAGGTTGTTCTTCCTAGAATGAAGAATGATATTGTTGATGTATTTGAGGCTTGTATTGATGGAACTCTTGATAAGGTTGACCTTCAGTTTGAAGATAACGCATGTGTATGTGTAATTCTCGCATCTGACGGATATCCACTCGCATATGAGAAGGGCTTCGAGATTAAGGGAATGGAAAACTTCAAGGGTAAGGATGATTATTTCTTATTCCATGCAGGTTCTAAATTCAACGAAGAAGGCAAGGTTGTAACTAACGGAGGACGAGTTCTCGGTGTTACAGCACTTGGCAAGGACCTTAAGGAAGCAAGAGCCAAGGCTTATGAAGCTACTGAATGGGTAGATTTCGATAACAAATATATGAGACATGATATTGGTAAGGCAATTGATGAAGCTTAATTAGTAACTGTTAAGAGTCAGGCAAAATGCGAAGCATTTTCGATACTGGCGGAAAATAGTTAGTATTAAAGAAAATGAGGGCAGATGGCTGGAGAATACCGGTTATCTGCCTTAGTGTGTAAATGAGGAGACAACTATGAAAATAACACCAGTTAAGGGTACTAATGATTATCTTCCTAATGAGGTTGAAATCAGAGATTACCTTCAGAATGAGATATTAAAGGTATATGTTGCTAATGGATTTGAACACATTACAACACCTATTATTGAGGATATTGAGAATCTTGATAAGAGTGATGGTGGTGAGAACTTAAATCTTATATTCAAGATTATGAAGAGAGGCGATAAGCTTGAGAAGGCTGTAAGTTCACTTCAGGAAAATCCTAAGACAGGAACAGCCTGTGAGAATGAAATTGCTGATATGGGATTAAGATATGACCTTACACTTCCACTCAGCCGTTATTTTGCTAACAACAAGGACAAGCTCACTCTTCCTATGAAATGTATCCAGATGGACAGAGTGTACAGAGCTGAAAGACCACAGAAGGGCAGACTTCGTGAGTTTGTTCAGTGTGATATTGATATTATTGGTTCTGATTCTACAGATTCAGAGGTTGAACTTATTCTTACAACAACCAAGGCCCTTAAGGCTATTGGCATGAAGAATTTCAAGGTTAAGATTAACGACAGAAGACTTCTACGTTCATTCCTTCAGAATTGTGGATTTGCAGAGGAGCAGCTTGACAGTGTGTGCATTACATTTGACAAGATGGATAAGGTCGGACTTGATGGTGTTAAGGCTGAGCTTACAGATAAGGGCTTTGATGCTGCTGCAATTGAGAAGTTTATCGGATTCTTTGGAAGTGTTTCAAGTGCACAGGAGATAAGCCTTGAAAGTGTTGAGGCAATTCTTGAAGATAAAGCTCCGGCAGAGAGTGTAAGAGGAATCATTAATACAGTAAATGAGCTTTCAGACGGTCAGTTTGATGTTGTATTTGACCTTTCTTTAGTAAGAGGTCAGGGTTACTATACAGGAACTGTATTTGAAGTTGAAAGCATTGATTTCAAGGGTGCTATCGCAGGCGGTGGAAGATATGATAATCTTATAGGAAAGTTCATAGGACAGCAGGTAAGCGCTGTTGGATTCTCAATCGGATTCGAGAGAATTTTCTCAATCCTTATGCAGAATGGCGTTGAGACTAAGGCATCAGCAGACAAGATTGCTGTTATGTACGATGAGGGACAGGTTAAGGAAGCTTATGCAATAGCAGAAAAATACAGAGCAGAAGGTAAAGTATGCTCATTATATGTAAAGCCTAAGAAGATGGGAAAGTTCCTCGGAAAGCTTGAGGAACGTGGATATAAAGGATTTGTTAATGTCAGCAATGGTGATGAGATAAGCTTGTTCTAGTGAGTTTTATGGCGCAGCCTTTTTAAGGGCTGCGCTTATTGCTTCTATAAAGACGGAATATGTATATCTGTTGGCTGAATCATAGGTTATGTTGGTTGTGCCGGCTTCCATGACTTTAGCAGCAACTTCATCAAATGAAGTCGCCAGTTTAGGATACATAGTTGTGATTGATTCAGAAAGATTAACAAGTTCAATGCTGTTAATGTTAGAGGAATCAACTGTGACCTGGATATCAACGGGGTTGCCGTCTAACAGAATAGAGGCGGTATATACTCCGGGGCAGAATTTAGGAGCATCGGCATTATCAAGGGGTGTTTCGATATTAGAAGAAGCAGAAGCATTTACAGTGCTGCTCTTGGGTTTAGTAGTATTCCTGGAATCATCAGAACCATTGCTGCCAAGACGGATAACAGCGAATATAACAAAAGCTATTACAATAGCAGCGATAACCACTCCAATAAGGAGCTTTTTAAATGGAATAACAACAATTTTAGTCTGTCTCATCACAAAGAAACCTGCCCTTCATATTCATTATTACAAAATATATGGTATGGAGTGAGAGATTATGATTAAAATATAAAATGTGTTATACTATTAAAAATGTTTTAAGGGGAGTAACATATGTCATTACAATTAATTCTAGGCAGCTCTGGTGTGGGGAAATCGCACTATCTGTATACACATATAATTGATGAGTCAATGAAGAATCCTGACAGGAATTATATAGTTGTTGTGCCAGAGCAGTACACTATGGCAATTCAGAAAAGACTGGTGTCCATGCACCCAAGAAAGGGAATCCTTAATATAGATGTTGTGAGCTTTGAAAGACTTGCTTATAAAGTATTTGAGGAAGTTGGCGAGGACAATCTTGAAGTTCTTGATGACACAGGAAAGAATCTGATTATTAAAAGAGTATTGGAGCAGAACAAGGACAGATTAAAATATTTTGGAAGTAATCTGTCTAATACAGGATTTGTGTCAGAGATGAAGTCTGTTATATCGGAAATGCTTCAGTATGATATCAAGCCGGATGTTATGCAGGATGCGGCAGGTGCAGCATACAGTGATTCAGAGGGAAGTGCAGCGCTTCAGTATAAGCTTGATGATATCGTTCTTGTATACAATGCGTTTGCAGAGTACATAGACAAGAACTATATAACTAAAGAAGAAATACTGGATAAATTATGCAGCAAGGTTACAGAGTCAGAGAGAATAAAGAATTGCGAGATAGTATTTGACGGATTCACAGGCTTTACTCCGGTTCAGTACAATTTAATGACAATTCTTTTATCAATGTGTCCGAAGATATATGTTTCTCTGACAATTGATGCATCTGAGCGTGAAAATTCAGTAAGAGGCAGGGAAGAACTTTTTTTCATGAGTAAGGACTGCGTATCAAAGCTTTATAAGATATGTGATGAAGAACATGTGAAAGTCCTTGAACCTGTGTATATTGCAGGAAAAGCAGTACCGGGAAAGAATGTAATTGTAAATGTTAATTCAAGATTTAAGAATTCAGAAGAACTGGATTTCCTGGAACAGAATCTTTTCAGAAACAATTCGGGAAGATTTAACCAGAAGACTGACAACATAGTTATATATGAGGGAGCTGTTGCCAAGGAAGAATTAACATTTGCAGCAGGAGAAATAATAAGACTTACAAGACTGTGTGGATACAGATATAACGAGATTGCGATAGTTACTGCGGACATGGATGGCTACGGCAAACTGGCGGCTAATATATTAAAGCAGAACGATATACCATATTTCTTAGATTACAAGCGCCATGTGACGGACAATCCATTCATTGCGGCAATTAACGGTGCACTTGGAATAATAGAGAATAATTACAGCTATGACAGCATATTAGGATTCCTAAGAACCGGAATGAGCGGAATGGAGCGCGAAGATATTGATCTGTTAGACAATTACTGTGTTGCAGTTGGAATCAGAGGCAGGGGAAAATGGCATGAACCATGGATAAGAAAGTTCAGGGGAACAGTCAATAATACTGACCTTGAGAAGCTTAATTCACTAAGAACAATGATAACGGATATGTTGGATCCATTGGAAGAAGTGCTTAAGTCAAAGGAATCTAATGTTGCAGATATGGTAAAGGCTCTTTACGAATTCCTTGTGCGTGAAGATATGGAGCAGAAGGTAAGTGTGCTTAATGACAGCGAGTACACTGGTGATGAATATGTGCAGTTATATAAGAAAGTTATAGAAGTATTAGATAAAATGTATGCTCTTCTTGGAAGCGAGAAGGTTGGTATTAAAGAATTTAACAAGATACTTGCGTCAGGATTTCAGGAGATTAAGATAGGACTTATTCCGCAGACCAACGACTGCGTTGTTATCGGAGATATAGAAAGAACCCGTCTTGACAATATCAAGGTCATGTTCTTTGTTGGAATCAATGACGGCAATGTACCTAAGAAGGCTGATTCAAGAAGTGTTCTGTCAGAAAGCGACAGGGAATATCTTGAAGATAAGGGGATTGTTATGTCCGCTTCTGTAAGGGAGAAAGCATTTACGCAGAGATTCTATCTGTATCTTATTATGACAAAGAGTGCGGAGAAGCTTTACATGTCATATGCGGTAAAAAACAGCGAGGGTGCGGCGCTGATGCCTTCATATATTATAAGAAGCATGAGAAAAATGTTTTCACATTGCCTTAAGTTATCTTACAAAGACACGGCACAGCAGAATTCTTATGTAACAATACCGCAGGCGGCTAACAGCTTTGATAATACTGAAATTGCTGCAAATGTAGATGAGGATATTATTGATTCACTTACTGGCGGCAGGCTTGTCGGAAGCGTTACATCTTTTGAGAACTTTGCAGAGTGCCCATTGAGGTATTACTTAAGGTATGGAGTTGATTTAAAGGAAAGGGAAGAATTCACATTTTCACCAGTAAACTTTGGCGTCGTGCTGCATGCGGTTATCCGTGAGGTGTGCGACGAAATCAAGAAAAACGGTGAGTCGTACTATCTGATATCAGATGAGAAGCGCCGCGAGATGGTAAAAAGAAGTGTCGCTGCAATTACTGACATATACCAGAACAGTATCCTTAAGGATTCAAGCCGTAATTCATTCATGATTAAGCGGATGGAAGACCTTGCAGACCGCACTGTATGGGCGATGGGTGAACAGTTAAAATGTGGTGATTTCGTGCCATTTGTATTCGAGCATAAGTTTAATATGGAAGTCGGAGACGGAGACAGAAAGCAGCTTATGAGCGGAACAATTGACCGCGTTGACATATGCGAAAACGGCACAGATGTATATGTAAGAATTATCGATTACAAGACAGGAAAGAAGGATTTCAACATAGTAAAGACCTACTACGGAATTGATATCCAGCTTATGGTTTACATGGAAGCGGCAATGAAGCTTGTGGCGAAGATGCGTCCGGGGAAAAATGTGATTCCTGCCGGAGTGTTCTACTACAACATAAGTGACCCGATTGTATCTGCGACAACAGAGAGTGCAGAAGAGATAGAGGATAAGATTAAGGGTGAACTGCGTCTTAAAGGAATGGTTAATTCGGATAAGGATATTGCCGAGAAGATGGACAATACCGAGGGTACATCACTTAATATTCCGGTTAGCAGAAAGGCTGACGGCGGATTTGACTCACGAAGAAGCAAGGTGATGAACACAGAGCAGTTTAATATACTTGGAAGATTCGTTGATGTAAGAGCCATTGATACTGCGGACAGAATTGCAGGCGGTGATATAAGGAGAAGTCCTTATAAAGACGGACAGTTTTCAAGCTGTGACAGATGTCCTTATGGGGCGGTGTGCGGATTTTCTGTGGATTTGCCAGGCTGCAATTACAGAAAATTAAAGAAATTCGATGATGAAGTATTATGGAATAATATAAAGGAAGGGGTTGATGAGAATGGAAAGAAAATGGACACCGGCGCAGAAGAGCGCGATTGATATAAGAGACTGTAATGTGCTGGTTTCGGCGGCTGCCGGTTCAGGAAAGACTGCTGTTCTGGTAGAGCGAATTATTTCCATGATTACAGACCCAGACAAGAATATAGATATAGACAGGCTGGTTGTTGTTACATTTACAAAGGCGGCAGCAGCCCAGATGAAAGACAAGATAAGAAAAGCACTTGATTCAATGCTTGACGAGAATCCGGGGGATGTGAACCTTTTAAGACAGATAACACTGCTTAACAACGCACAGATAACAACGATAGACAGCTTCTGTCTATGGATAATCAGGAATCATTTTCCAGAGGTTAATCTGGACCCGGGGTTCAGGATAATGGACGAGGGTGAGAAGAAGCTTATTGAAAATGATGTGTTGGAAGATGTGCTTGAGGAATTCTATGCCGAAGCAGATGAAGAATTCTTTAATCTTGTTGATGCATTTGGCATGGGACGGGACGATTCAGGGCTTGTGAGCATTATAGATAAAATATACCGTTTTTCAAGAAGCAATCCGTGGATTGATGAGTGGTTTGACGAGTGCATGTTAGTTTATGATGATGAGACTTACGATAATCCTGCAATTAAGGAGCTGTATGATTCAATTAAAAATGCACTTCTTGATTACCGTGATAAATATAACAGATTAGTAGATATCTGTTCTGAGCCGGCAGGACCTGCAGCATATACAGGTGCTTTGCAGTCTGACCTGCTTGGAATTAATGAGATGATTAATTCACAGGATTTTGGAGAGCTTGGCAGAAGGATAAGAA includes the following:
- a CDS encoding aminopeptidase — protein: MFNDNVEERYALAIERIKEIAEEPGLKNDGYADYFKCIATFILKMDKLAADLKADVFRDYSLEEYKNLNTGLYEDVIGKAYETSYANPAYAASKLGLSEGRLLSFLYVEIRGMIVYAYEGRMAEMTALMELFVEVYCMCASTEEDCGKPDYKQMKESVYWYVSDYSDDLMEYRVRELLDPELDFATKIIMESDLTDVRYLYRFGEYVTDNEIKTAEYLSSLSEEEIQKMADTFTEGYRIGFELTGKDLSKKKTVNIRYCLGFERLVRAEIKNFEKLGLKPTIYRAAVNTINKRLNIKVGYYGANPNKQMDFDHRFDNALYMDGEFVERKTGALKLAYEKNKELAAVHGGPAVMEVFGEVPFEPQIKSEALTLDTKQQKLSVKYSNDAGSIVNEYIKGEERSFTIIAYPIPEIGENFEEIFEGTVKINTLDYNKYKAIQQALIDVLDTAQYVEVKGANGNCTDMKVSIMKITDHKTQTVFENCLADVNIPLGEVFTSPVLKKTTGVLNVSSVYLNDIKFNNLTVWFEDGFVKDYTCTNFDDEAKNRELFKANVLYDHETLPLGEFAIGTNTTAYVFANKHDIVYKLPILIVEKMGPHFAVGDTCYSRAEDVYVTNPDGKEIISRDNEVSLLRKTEPDKAYYNCHTDITIPYDEIGNITVVAENGTRTDLIKNGRFVLDGTLALNDAFLTEL
- the purE gene encoding 5-(carboxyamino)imidazole ribonucleotide mutase encodes the protein MALVGIVMGSDSDMPVMAKAADILEQLGISYEMTIISAHREPDVFFEYAKSAEEKGFKVIIAGAGMAAHLPGMCAAIFPMPVIGIPMHTTSLGGRDSLYSIVQMPTGIPVATVAINGGANAGILAAKILATSDAALLERLKDYTKNLKESVQKKDARLQEVGYKNY
- the purM gene encoding phosphoribosylformylglycinamidine cyclo-ligase, which codes for MDYKKSGVDIEAGYKSVELMKEAVKSTMREEVLGGIGGFSGAFSLAKIKEMEEPVLLSGTDGCGTKVKLAFIMDKHDTIGIDAVAMCVNDVVCAGGEPLFFLDYIACGKNYPEKIATIVGGVAEGCRQSECALIGGETAEHPGLMPQDEYDLAGFAVGVVDKKDLITGENIKPGDTLIGIASSGVHSNGFSLVRSVFTMTEESLNTYYDSLGKTLGEALLAPTKIYVKTMKEIKKAGVKVKGCSHITGGGFYENVPRMLPDGVKAVIKKDSYEVPPIFKMLAEDGNIEEHMMYNTFNMGIGLVLAVDPADVDTVMEAVKAAGETPYVIGSIEAGEKGVTLC
- the purN gene encoding phosphoribosylglycinamide formyltransferase, with translation MLRVAVMVSGGGTNLQAIIDAVKDGTITNTELVAVISNNAGAYALTRAKDNNIPAYCISPKDYESRDAFNDALLDKVNELNVDLIVLAGFLVRIPEKMVHQYSHRIINIHPSLIPSFCGVGFYGLKVHEAALAKGVKVSGATVHYVDEGMDTGEIIFQKAVDVLDGDTPETLQRRIMEQAEWKLLPKAINKIANEHVN
- the purD gene encoding phosphoribosylamine--glycine ligase, which gives rise to MKVLVVGSGGREHAICWKLSKSPKVDKIYCAPGNAGIAELAECVDIKAMEFEKLVAFAKENSIDLTVIGMDDPLVGGVVDVFEAEGLRVFGPRKNAAILEGSKAFSKDLMKKYNIPTAAYETFTSAEEAKKYLETAEYPIVLKADGLALGKGVLICENKEDALAGVDELMLDKKFGTAGDTIVIEEFMTGREVSVLSFVDGDTIKIMSSAQDHKRAKDGDQGLNTGGMGNFSPSPFYTKEVDEFCKKYIYQATVDAMKSEGRPFKGVIFFGLMLTPKGPKVLEYNARFGDPEAQVVLPRMKNDIVDVFEACIDGTLDKVDLQFEDNACVCVILASDGYPLAYEKGFEIKGMENFKGKDDYFLFHAGSKFNEEGKVVTNGGRVLGVTALGKDLKEARAKAYEATEWVDFDNKYMRHDIGKAIDEA
- the hisS gene encoding histidine--tRNA ligase; translated protein: MKITPVKGTNDYLPNEVEIRDYLQNEILKVYVANGFEHITTPIIEDIENLDKSDGGENLNLIFKIMKRGDKLEKAVSSLQENPKTGTACENEIADMGLRYDLTLPLSRYFANNKDKLTLPMKCIQMDRVYRAERPQKGRLREFVQCDIDIIGSDSTDSEVELILTTTKALKAIGMKNFKVKINDRRLLRSFLQNCGFAEEQLDSVCITFDKMDKVGLDGVKAELTDKGFDAAAIEKFIGFFGSVSSAQEISLESVEAILEDKAPAESVRGIINTVNELSDGQFDVVFDLSLVRGQGYYTGTVFEVESIDFKGAIAGGGRYDNLIGKFIGQQVSAVGFSIGFERIFSILMQNGVETKASADKIAVMYDEGQVKEAYAIAEKYRAEGKVCSLYVKPKKMGKFLGKLEERGYKGFVNVSNGDEISLF
- a CDS encoding PD-(D/E)XK nuclease family protein, with the translated sequence MSLQLILGSSGVGKSHYLYTHIIDESMKNPDRNYIVVVPEQYTMAIQKRLVSMHPRKGILNIDVVSFERLAYKVFEEVGEDNLEVLDDTGKNLIIKRVLEQNKDRLKYFGSNLSNTGFVSEMKSVISEMLQYDIKPDVMQDAAGAAYSDSEGSAALQYKLDDIVLVYNAFAEYIDKNYITKEEILDKLCSKVTESERIKNCEIVFDGFTGFTPVQYNLMTILLSMCPKIYVSLTIDASERENSVRGREELFFMSKDCVSKLYKICDEEHVKVLEPVYIAGKAVPGKNVIVNVNSRFKNSEELDFLEQNLFRNNSGRFNQKTDNIVIYEGAVAKEELTFAAGEIIRLTRLCGYRYNEIAIVTADMDGYGKLAANILKQNDIPYFLDYKRHVTDNPFIAAINGALGIIENNYSYDSILGFLRTGMSGMEREDIDLLDNYCVAVGIRGRGKWHEPWIRKFRGTVNNTDLEKLNSLRTMITDMLDPLEEVLKSKESNVADMVKALYEFLVREDMEQKVSVLNDSEYTGDEYVQLYKKVIEVLDKMYALLGSEKVGIKEFNKILASGFQEIKIGLIPQTNDCVVIGDIERTRLDNIKVMFFVGINDGNVPKKADSRSVLSESDREYLEDKGIVMSASVREKAFTQRFYLYLIMTKSAEKLYMSYAVKNSEGAALMPSYIIRSMRKMFSHCLKLSYKDTAQQNSYVTIPQAANSFDNTEIAANVDEDIIDSLTGGRLVGSVTSFENFAECPLRYYLRYGVDLKEREEFTFSPVNFGVVLHAVIREVCDEIKKNGESYYLISDEKRREMVKRSVAAITDIYQNSILKDSSRNSFMIKRMEDLADRTVWAMGEQLKCGDFVPFVFEHKFNMEVGDGDRKQLMSGTIDRVDICENGTDVYVRIIDYKTGKKDFNIVKTYYGIDIQLMVYMEAAMKLVAKMRPGKNVIPAGVFYYNISDPIVSATTESAEEIEDKIKGELRLKGMVNSDKDIAEKMDNTEGTSLNIPVSRKADGGFDSRRSKVMNTEQFNILGRFVDVRAIDTADRIAGGDIRRSPYKDGQFSSCDRCPYGAVCGFSVDLPGCNYRKLKKFDDEVLWNNIKEGVDENGKKMDTGAEERD